The following proteins are encoded in a genomic region of Alnus glutinosa chromosome 8, dhAlnGlut1.1, whole genome shotgun sequence:
- the LOC133875467 gene encoding cytochrome P450 CYP72A219-like isoform X2: MLLALGVVAYEGEKWAKHRKIINPAFRIEKLKDMLHAFYQSSNDMISQWERLIGEEGSCELDVWPYIENLSGDVISRSAFGSSYTEGKRIFQLQKEQAELIVKAAQSVYIPGWRFLPTKLNKRMKEIAKEVRTLLKEIIDKRERERKAGNAANDDLLGILMESNSRELQESGNEKNAAMSITDVIEECKLFYFAGQETTSVLLVWTMVMLSKYPNWQVRAREEVLQVFGKNKPDFDGLNHLKVVTMILHEVLRFYPPVTSMNRSVDKETKLGNLTIPAGVLIALPTILVQRDCELWGDNAKEFNPERFSEGVSRATRGQLSFFPFGGGPRICIGQNFAMMEAKMALTLILQHFSFELSSSYTHAPFTIITLQPQFGAHIILHKL; the protein is encoded by the exons ACAGAAAGATTATCAACCCTGCATTCCGTATCGAAAAGTTGAag GATATGTTACATGCATTTTATCAGAGTAGCAATGATATGATTAGCCAATGGGAGAGGTTGATTGGTGAAGAGGGGTCCTGTGAGTTAGATGTATGGCCTTATATTGAAAACCTGTCAGGTGATGTGATTTCTCGATCAGCATTTGGAAGTAGCTACacagaaggaaaaagaatattCCAACTCCAAAAAGAACAAGCTGAACTCATTGTGAAAGCTGCACAATCTGTTTACATTCCAGGATGGAG GTTTCTACCAACTAAACTGAACAAGAGGATGAAGGAAATTGCCAAAGAAGTACGAACCTTGCTGAAGGAAATCATTGACAAACGAGAGAGGGAAAGGAAGGCAGGCAATGCTGCCAATGATGATTTATTGGGTATACTTATGGAATCCAATTCTAGAGAACTTCAAGAATCTGGAAATGAAAAGAATGCTGCAATGAGTATTACAGATGTAATTGAGGAATGTAAGCTATTTTACTTTGCGGGGCAAGAGACCACCTCAGTTTTGCTTGTTTGGACAATGGTTATGCTGAGCAAGTATCCAAATTGGCAAGTGCGTGCAAGAGAAGAGGTTTTGCAAGTCTTTGGCAAGAACAAACCAGATTTTGACGGGTTGAATCACCTTAAAGTT GTAACCATGATACTGCATGAGGTTCTGAGGTTCTACCCACCAGTAACTTCGATGAATCGATCAGTTGACAAGGAAACAAAGCTAGGAAATTTGACCATACCAGCTGGAGTGCTGATTGCTTTACCCACAATCCTTGTCCAACGTGATTGTGAACTTTGGGGAGACAATGCAAAGGAGTTCAACCCAGAGAGGTTTTCTGAAGGTGTTTCCAGGGCAACAAGGGGCCAACTATCATTTTTCCCATTCGGAGGAGGTCCTCGAATATGCATTGGACAAAACTTTGCTATGATGGAAGCGAAAATGGCTCTGACATTGATATTGCAGCACTTCTCATTTGAACTTTCTTCATCCTATACTCATGCTCCTTTCACAATTATAACTCTTCAACCTCAATTTGGTGCTCACATTATACTGCACAAACTCTAG
- the LOC133875467 gene encoding cytochrome P450 CYP72A219-like isoform X1 codes for MGVSLLAIFILLVTILTLGWRILNWLWVTPKYLERRLREQGLAGNSYRLLSGDLKDSSLMSNQAISKPITLSDDISPRVLPFVHHTVKTYGKKCFMWVGPKPSVFIMDPEQIKDILTKTELFRKPLINPLSRLLALGVVAYEGEKWAKHRKIINPAFRIEKLKDMLHAFYQSSNDMISQWERLIGEEGSCELDVWPYIENLSGDVISRSAFGSSYTEGKRIFQLQKEQAELIVKAAQSVYIPGWRFLPTKLNKRMKEIAKEVRTLLKEIIDKRERERKAGNAANDDLLGILMESNSRELQESGNEKNAAMSITDVIEECKLFYFAGQETTSVLLVWTMVMLSKYPNWQVRAREEVLQVFGKNKPDFDGLNHLKVVTMILHEVLRFYPPVTSMNRSVDKETKLGNLTIPAGVLIALPTILVQRDCELWGDNAKEFNPERFSEGVSRATRGQLSFFPFGGGPRICIGQNFAMMEAKMALTLILQHFSFELSSSYTHAPFTIITLQPQFGAHIILHKL; via the exons ATGGGCGTATCACTACTTGCGATCTTCATTCTTCTGGTTACAATCCTTACGTTGGGGTGGAGGATTCTGAATTGGTTGTGGGTGACGCCCAAATACCTGGAGAGGCGGCTGAGAGAGCAAGGGCTTGCCGGCAATTCCTATCGCCTTCTCTCCGGAGACTTGAAGGACAGCTCCCTCATGTCCAACCAAGCAATTTCTAAACCCATCACTCTCTCTGATGATATTTCGCCTCGTGTCTTGCCCTTCGTCCATCACACTGTCAAAACTTACG GTAAGAAGTGTTTTATGTGGGTCGGGCCAAAACCGAGTGTGTTTATTATGGACCCGGaacaaataaaagatattttaacAAAGACAGAACTCTTTCGGAAGCCGCTTATAAATCCACTTAGTAGATTGCTAGCATTGGGAGTCGTGGCCTACGAGGGTGAGAAATGGGCTAAACATAGAAAGATTATCAACCCTGCATTCCGTATCGAAAAGTTGAag GATATGTTACATGCATTTTATCAGAGTAGCAATGATATGATTAGCCAATGGGAGAGGTTGATTGGTGAAGAGGGGTCCTGTGAGTTAGATGTATGGCCTTATATTGAAAACCTGTCAGGTGATGTGATTTCTCGATCAGCATTTGGAAGTAGCTACacagaaggaaaaagaatattCCAACTCCAAAAAGAACAAGCTGAACTCATTGTGAAAGCTGCACAATCTGTTTACATTCCAGGATGGAG GTTTCTACCAACTAAACTGAACAAGAGGATGAAGGAAATTGCCAAAGAAGTACGAACCTTGCTGAAGGAAATCATTGACAAACGAGAGAGGGAAAGGAAGGCAGGCAATGCTGCCAATGATGATTTATTGGGTATACTTATGGAATCCAATTCTAGAGAACTTCAAGAATCTGGAAATGAAAAGAATGCTGCAATGAGTATTACAGATGTAATTGAGGAATGTAAGCTATTTTACTTTGCGGGGCAAGAGACCACCTCAGTTTTGCTTGTTTGGACAATGGTTATGCTGAGCAAGTATCCAAATTGGCAAGTGCGTGCAAGAGAAGAGGTTTTGCAAGTCTTTGGCAAGAACAAACCAGATTTTGACGGGTTGAATCACCTTAAAGTT GTAACCATGATACTGCATGAGGTTCTGAGGTTCTACCCACCAGTAACTTCGATGAATCGATCAGTTGACAAGGAAACAAAGCTAGGAAATTTGACCATACCAGCTGGAGTGCTGATTGCTTTACCCACAATCCTTGTCCAACGTGATTGTGAACTTTGGGGAGACAATGCAAAGGAGTTCAACCCAGAGAGGTTTTCTGAAGGTGTTTCCAGGGCAACAAGGGGCCAACTATCATTTTTCCCATTCGGAGGAGGTCCTCGAATATGCATTGGACAAAACTTTGCTATGATGGAAGCGAAAATGGCTCTGACATTGATATTGCAGCACTTCTCATTTGAACTTTCTTCATCCTATACTCATGCTCCTTTCACAATTATAACTCTTCAACCTCAATTTGGTGCTCACATTATACTGCACAAACTCTAG